The following coding sequences are from one Cryptococcus deuterogattii R265 chromosome 1, complete sequence window:
- a CDS encoding OPT family small oligopeptide transporter: MSASHSGVEAPIPRGQGAIFPIQTLNEGTESPDLDQKQEDYVDLEKNESTDDAEVNVESTEDLGGELTPNEAFTWNVDGDQSPFPEVAACVPNTDDPSIPCNTVRAWILLTVFVILFAGINQFFGLRYPSLTIGYVVCQLLVFPIGRAWEKLPKWVVPLGPFSFYLNPGKFTIKEHALIVICVNLTASTAYAMGSLVAIISPIYWNRDFGAGFSFLYLLTTQALGFGLAGLARRWLVYPAALIWPSSLSSTVLFRALHEPQSRTPANGWTITRYRFFAYLTIGAFIWFWFPDYIWTSLSTFAFITWIVPHNQKVNTIFGMNSGLGLLPISFDWTQINYAGFPLTTPFYITCNAFAVVVFFYLFLSPILYYKNIWYSSYLPLLSSSTFDNTGSSYNISRVVDKNLDFVLSKYQEYSPMYISMSYSLSYGLSFAAVTSIVFYTYLYSGKEIWAKFKDAKHGGEDIHKRLMNSYKEVPDWWYGVLTLVVLGLGIFTCRYWDTQLPVWGFIVVCFGMGLVLIVPEGILEGTTNQRIFLNIITELIAGYAWPGKPIANMLVKCYGYNSVKHGMDFAQDLKLGQYMKIPPRTLFWAQIYSTLLATMTQTGVLRWMIGNIKGLCSPKNPDRFTCAGAKVVYNASLIWGTIGPQRMFQAGQVYNGLMYFFVIGPVVTVLVYLVYRRYPNSWVKYINVPVFFNAAGNIPPANTTQYSLWFIFGFIFNYLIRKRAFAWWKRYNYLTQAAMDTGTALATIIIFFALSYNGIKLNWWGNNVGSDTDDAKGTPWLTVPRGSHFGKGPGEF; this comes from the exons ATGTCGGCATCACATAGCGGGGTCGAAGCACCCATCCCACGAGGCCAGGGAGCCATTTTTCCAATCCAAACACTCAACGAAGGCACTGAGTCTCCAGACCTTGATCAAAAGCAGGAGGACTATGTGGATCTAGAGAAGAATGAGTCTACAGATGATGCCGAAGTCAACGTCGAGTCCACTGAAGACTTGGGGGGGGAGCTTACACCTAATGAGGCTTTCACTTGGAATGTGGACGGTGATCAGTCGCCTT TCCCCGAAGTAGCAGCTTGTGTGCCCAATACAGACGATCCCAGTATCCCTTGCAACA CTGTAAGGGCATGGATCCTCCTTACAGTGTTTGTGATCCTTTTTGCCGGTATCAACCAGTTCTTCGGCTTGCGTTAT CCTTCTCTTACCATT GGTTATGTAGTCTGTCAGTTATTGGTATTTCCTATAGGCCGAGCCTGGGAAAAACTTCCAAAATGGGTCGTCCCCCTTGGGCCTTTCTCATTCTATCTCAACCCTGGAAAGTTTACTATCAAAGAGCATGCCCTTATCGTTATC TGTGTCAATTTGACAGCCAGTACCGCCTATGCCATGGGTTCTCTTGTCGCTATCATCTCTCCCATCTACTGGAACCGTGATTTTGGAGCTGGTTTCTCCTTCTTATATTTGCTCACCACCCAAGCACTCGG TTTTGGTCTCGCCGGTCTCGCGCGGAGGTGGCTCGTCTATCCCGCCGCCCTCATTTGGCCTTCATCCCTTTCATCCACCGTACTTTTCCGTGCTCTTCATGAGCCACAGAGTCGAACTCCGGCCAATGGGTGGACTATCACCAGATATCGCTTCTTTGCTTATCTGACTATCGGCGCTTTCATTTGGTTCTGGTTCCCTGATTACATCTGGACTTCGTTAAGTACTTTTGCGTTCATCACTTGGATTGTACCCCACAATCAGAAGGTCAACACGATTTTCGGA ATGAACTCTGGCTTAGGTCTTTTGCCGATCAGTTTCGACTGGACTCAAATCAACTATGCTGGTTTTCCCCTTACCACACCTTTCTACATTACTTGCAACGCGTTTGCTGTTGTCGTTTTTTTCTATTTATTCTTGTCACCCATC CTTTACTACAAGAACATCTGGTACAGTTCTTA CCtgcctctcctctcctcgtccaCTTTTGACAACACCGGATCATCGTACAACATATCTCGAGTCGTCGATAAAAATCTCGACTTTGTCCTCTCCAAATACCAAGAGTACTCCCCCATGTACATCTCCATGTCATATTCCCTCTCTTATGGTCTCTCCTTCGCCGCTGTAACCAGCATCGTTTTCTACACCTACTTATACAGCGGTAAAGAGATCTGGGCCAAGTTCAAGGACGCCAAGcatggtggagaggatatTCACAAGCGGCTGATGAACTCTTACAAGGAAGTGCCTGATTGGTGGTATGGCGTCCTCACCCTCGTCGTTCTCGGTCTTGGTATTTTCACTTGTAGATACTGGGATACTCAGCTGCCTGTTTGGGGCTTCATTGTGGTTTGCTTCGGTATGGGACTAGTCTTGATTGTGCCCGAGGGTATCCTCGAGGGCACTACCAACCAACGAA TCTTCCTAAACATCATCACCGAGTTGATTGCCGGTTACGCTTGGCCTGGGAAGCCTATTGCCAACATGCTTGTCAAGTGTTACGGCTATAATAGTGTC AAACACGGTATGGACTTTGCTCAAGATCTCAAGCTCGGCCAATACATG AAAATTCCTCCCCGAACTCTTTTCTGGGCCCAGATCTACTCTACCCTTCTGGCTACAATGACTCAGACTGGAG TGCTTCGATGGATGATCGGCAACATCAAGGGTCTCTGTTCACCTAAAAATCCTGACCGATTCACATGTGCGGGCGCGAAAGTCGTTTATAACGCTTCTCTTATCTGGGGTACCATCGGTCCTCAAAGAATGTTCCAGGCTGGTCAGGTTTACAATGGTTTGATGtacttcttcgtcattgGT CCTGTGGTTACCGTGCTTGTCTATCTTGTTTACCGACGATACCCTAACAGCTGGGTCAAGTATATTAACGTGcccgtcttcttcaatgcTGCAG GCAATATTCCTCCTGCCAACACTA CCCAATATTCTCTTTGGTTTATCTTTggtttcatcttcaactaCCTCATCCGAAAGCGGGCCTTTGCTTGGTGGAAGCGTTACAACT ACCTGACCCAAGCTGCCATGGACACTGGTACGGCACTTGcgaccatcatcatcttcttcgctcttaGTTACAATGGTATCAAGTTGAATTGGTGGGGTAACAATGTTGGATCAGACACCGATGATGCCAAAGGGACGCCTTGGTTGACTGTTCCACGCGGGAGTCACTTTGGTAAGGGACCAGGAGAGTTCTAA